The DNA segment TTTCGACGTCGTGTCGCTCGAATGCCTTGACGTAGCGGTCGAGCAGCACCTGGTCGTCCGCATCGAGCGAACCGGCCCGGAAACCGCGAGGCTCGGCATCACGGTGTTCGGCGAGCGTCGCCCTCGCGCGTTGGAGCGCGCTGTTCACGGAGGCGACGCTGGTCTTGAGCAGCGCGGCCACCTCGGCAGCCCGCCAATGCAGCACCTCGCGGAGCACGAGCACGGCCCTTTGCCTTGCGGGAAGGAGCTGGAGCGCCGCGATGAAGGCCAGCCGGACCGACTCGCGCTGGACGACCAGCTCGGCGGGGTCACCAGCCAGTACGCGGTCCGTCGGGACGGGGTGCACCCAGTACTGCTCCGGAAGCGGAGCGCCGAGTGGATCACCCGGCCGTGCGCTCGCGGCAAGCTCCATGGCGCCAGCCCTCCGCTGGGCACCGCGCAGCAGGTCGAAACAGACATTGGTCGCGATCGCGTACAGCCACGTCCGCGCCGAACCCTTGTCTGGATCGAATCGGTCGTAGGCGCGCCAGGCGCGCATTAGTGTCTCCTGTACCGCATCCTCGGCCTCGAACCCCGAGCCGAGCATGCGATAGCAAAAGGCGGTGAGCTCCACGCGATGTCGCTCGAACAGGGATTCCGACATCAGCACACCTCCACTTGTTAATTACAAGCAAGGTACAACAACAGCAGGATGAACTAGAATTCAGACAATGGCGAAGCGAAACTACGGGCAGTTCTGCGGACTCGCACACGCCGCCGACCTGGTCGGCGAGCGCTGGGCGCTGCTCATCATCCGAGACCTGCTGGTCAGCGCCAAACGGTTCACCGACCTGCGCAGAGGTCTCCCTCGCATCCCTACGAACGTCCTCTCCGCCCGCCTCAAGCAACTCGAAGCCGACGGCGTGATCGAGCGAAGGGTCCTGCCCCGCCCAGAAGGCTCCGTCGTCTACAGCCTCACCGACTACGGCCACGACCTCGAACCGATCGTGCACGCGCTCGGCAGATGGGGCGCGAGGTCGATGGGCGAACCGAAACCCGACGACATCGTGACTCCCGATTCGCTCGTCATCGCCATGCGATCGACGTTCCAGCCCGACGTCGCCGCCGCACTGACGGCGAGCTGGGAACTTCGAGCCGGACCTGCCGTCATCCACGTCAAGATCGACGAAGGAAAGCTGACCACGGACGTCGGCGAACTCCCCGACGCCGATCTGACCATCGAGACGGGGCCGGCGATCAAGGCGCTCATGGCGGGCGAACTCACCGCGGAGCAGGCCATCGAGGCTGGTCATGTGCGACTGGAAGGCAATCCCGCATTGCTCACGACGTTCGCCGAGGTCTTCCGGATCTGACCACCGGCCGCCCAAGGTCTCGTAGTCCACTTGAGCGATATTCATATTTCTGTCGCCGCCCGCCCTTCAGGACGACCTCCGGTGAGACGACAACCAAGCATCGGGGGCAGTACGCGACGGAGGCTGCATCGTGGCGGCAGGCAACGGCCCGAGAAGGGCAGGCACACATCCTTCCCGCACGCTGCCCACCACACACGAAGCGCTCGCCGAGTCCTACGCCGCGCGAGGTGAATGGCGGCGCGCGTACGAACACCTGCGTACCGCGATGGATCTGAGCCGGTCGAGCACGCCTCAGGCGCGCGCGCCCGAGCAGTACCGCAGGGAAGTCGAGCAGCTTCGCAGAGAACACGCGCAAGCCAGGCACGAGAGCCTGACCGACTCGCTCACCGCCGCATACAACCGCCGATATCTCGACCGCAGACTCGACACACTCGCCTCGCCCGCCGTGGCATTACTCGACCTCGATCTCTTCAAACACGTCAACGACCGATTCGGGCATCTCGTCGGCGACCAAGTGCTGCAACGGGTCGTACTCCTTTTGCGGCAGTGCCTTCCATCCGATGCCTTTTGCGCGCGCTACGGGGGCGAGGAATTCGTACTCGTTCTGCCGCGCGGCGGCCGCAGGGAAGTCATCGCAATCACGGAACGTGCACGAATTCGGGTCGCCGAGCACCCGTGGTCGGGACTGAGGGCCGGTCTCGCGGTCACCATCAGCGCCGGAGTGGTTCCCGAGCCCAAACCACCTGGTGGTCCCCATGATCAACTCTTGGAAGCCGACTCGCTGCTCTACGAGGCCAAGCGAGCGGGCCGGAATCTCGTCGCGTTCCGCGAACACGGCCACGTTCGCGTCATCCGCACGGTCGGCGCAGCTCAGTGGGGCGATGCCGACGCGAAAACCGTGCGTACTCATGCCACTCAGCCATGCCCGTGAGTTAACCGGGCAAGGTCCCTCCACCGTGGCCCTAATGGCCCTGCGGAACAACTCTGCGTAAAAAAGTCACGGCTTGGTGTCGTCACGAACGGCGGATATCCGTACGATAACGAACGCTTGCCAACGGACGATCAAAGCAAGGGAGTTCCGGGCTCCGCCTGGAAACCGTGAGTGCGAAAGGAGAGTGCGTGTCCGACGACAACAGCACTCAGCGCACTCCAGACACTCACGACAGCGACAGCACCACGTCACAGGCGGACGAGTGGCGGGCTCGCGCACAGCTCAACCGCAAGGCGGCAGAGCGAAAGCGCAGGCGCTCACTCGACGACTCGGGCGGCATCAGCGTCTCGGAGGTCGTCGCAAAGCACACCGGCCGTCGCCCTCAATTCGAAACCGGGCAACAGCCACTGCCGAACCCGCCTGCCGCCCGGCATCACGAACCACCTGCGGCCGAGGAGCCCCCGCAGCGGCCTCCCGCCCCGCCGCGCAGACCCGCGCCCCCAAGGCGCGAAGAACCACCACCTCAACCCCCGCCTCCAGCGCAACCCCCGCAGGCCCAGCCACCTCCCCGGAATCAGCGTCGAGAACCCATGGGGTCAGGCCCGTTCCCCCGACCAGCGCCGACACCCCCCACGACGCAAGCCCCTCGAAGGCAACCCCCGCCCCCGCCCCACCCCGACCCCCGGCAAGAGCGTCCCCATTTCGAAGCTCCGAAGCCGGAGCCGCGCACGGAACAGCCGCGACAACAGCAACGGCCTCGCAGGCCGGAATCCCGGCCCGAGATGGCGCGGCCTGAGCCGAGGCAGCAGCCGCCTCGCCAACTCCCCGTGCGGGAGAACAACGCACTTCGGCAGGAGCAAGGCAGGCAACAGCAGCGCGGCGAGCCGCGGCGGCCCGAACCTCCGCGCGTGGCGCCCATTCCCGATGCGCCGCGCCCCGAAGCAGCACGCCCCGAACCGCAACGGCCCGAACCTCCGCGCCCTGAACAGGCACGCCCCGAAGCGCAGCACCCCGAGCCACGCAAGGAAGCACCGAGGCAGGACCTCGTCTCGCCCGACCAGCCGACCCGCAACGTGGCCGCGGTGCTCGAAGGCGACCTCGACTCGCCGCCTCCCGCACAGGCGAACCCGCCGCAACCGGCCCAGCGACCGCCCGCGCCACCCCGGCCGAGGCGGCCCTTGCAGCCACCACCTGAACGGTCACTCGAAGACCGGTTGACGATGACCGACCAGATGGAGCCGGTCGACGACGCCACGAAGTACCGCCGCAAGATCGACGATTCACTCGCCAGATTCGGTGCGGCCCACGACGAACTCGAAGCAGAGGAACGCTCGCGGCGGGAACGCAAGGACAAGCTCGTCGCCAGGCTCGAACAGACGAGAACGAAGCTGCACAGGGCCGTCACGGTCGCCACGACGGCGGTCAGCAGCAAGGTCAACGCCGAAGGCCATGCCGTGTCCGACGACCAGCGGGACGGCGACCAGCGGGACGGCGACGAGAAAACGGACGAAACAGACGACGACGCCAAGGCCGCCCCGCAGACGCGCCTCCAGGAAAAAAAGGAGCGCCGCAACCAGCGCGCGATGCTCGCAGGCCGGATCACCGCGATCGCCGTGGCCGTGCTGGTGTTCATCGCGACCGGCATCGCGTGGGGAGCGAAGACCTGGTTCAACTCCCAGTTCAACGAGATCGCCGCGCTCGACGAGAACTCGAAGGACATCCGCAACGCGGCGGGACAGATCGGGGACGCGAACTTCCTGATCGTCGGCTCCGACACGAGGGAAGGCGCCGAACTCGAAGACCACGTCGGCGATTCGGGCGGCATTCCCGGTGCCCGCTCGGACACGGTGATGATCGCGCACGTGCCGAAGGACAGGCAGCGGGCCGTCGTCGTTTCGTTCCCTCGCGACCTGGAGATCTCGCGCCCCGACTGCGAGCGGTGGAACCCGGAGACCGGCGAATACGCCGAGGTCGTCCCCGGCGCGGACACGGTGAAACTCAACTCCGCGTTCACCGTCGGCGGTCCCCGCTGTGTCACCAAGGTCATCCAGCAGATCTCCGGCATGAAGATCAACCACTTCGTCGGCATCGACTTCCAGGGCTTCAAGGGCATGGTCGACGCCGTCGGCGGGGTCGTCATGAACATCGAAGAGCCGATGCGCGACCAGGAACTGGGGCTGATCGTCGCCGAGACCGGCGAGGTGCGGCTGCGCGGCGAGCAGGCACTCAACTTCGTCAGGGCCCGCAAGGTCTTCGGTGACCCGACCTTCTCCGACTACGGCCGAATGCAGCGGCAGCAGGAGTTCATGGCCTCGCTGCTGAAGGCGACGCTTTCCAAGGACGTACTGCTCGACGTCGGCAAGCTGACCGGTTTCGTCACCGCGTTCGCCGAGTCGACCTTCGGCGAGAACATCGGCATCGATCAGCTGCTGACGCTCGCCCAGTCCATGCAGGGGCTCAGCGCGGGAGCGGTGCAGTTCATGACGGTGCCGACGGTCGGGGAAGCCAACGACAACGGCAACGAGGAACTACTCGAAGCGGACACGAAGGCCCTCTTCCACGCGCTGATCGAGAACACACCGCTGCCAGGCGATGAAGAGGAAGCGCCTCAGCAGGCGGGCGGGGCAGGCGACGACCAGCAGGCGGCGCCCGCGTAGCGCAGTTGTCAGCTCCGGTTCACCTGCGGTTCACTTCGCGATGCGACAGGCGTCGGGAGGCCGACGTAAGGTGGCCGGTATGCGCGAGGCTTACCACGTTGAACTAGACAACCTTGCCGAGAACCTGGCGAGGATGTCCAGCCAGGTCGCCGATGCCATGGAGCGGGCGACACGGGCTCTGCTGGATTCGGATCTCGGATTGGCCGAACAGGTCATCAGCGATGACGTGGCAGTGGACAACGCACGAGCCGACTGCGAGGAGCAGGCTTACGCACTGCTCGCACTCCAGGCACCGGTCGCGACGGACCTGAGGGTCGTCGTCGCGGCACTCCACGCCGCGGAAAGCCTTGAGCGGATGGGAGATCTGGCGCTGCACGTCGCGAAGGCGGCCCGCCGGAGGCACCCTGACCCCGTTCTTCCGGAACCGGTCAGGCCCTACTTCGCCAAGATGGGCGAGGTCGACGTCCGGCTCGCCCGCAGGGCCGAAGACGTGATCAGGTCGAAGGACATCGAGGTCGCGAGGTCCATCGAGACCGACGACGACGAGGTGGACGACATCCACCGGCACCTGTTCACCGTGATCATGGACAAGGACTGGCCGCACGGTGTCGCGGCAGCCGTCGACGTGACCTTGCTCGGCCGGTTCTACGAGCGGTACGCCGACCACGCCGTCTCGGTGGCCAGACGGATTGTTTTCGTTGTCACAGGGCAGATGCCCGGCTCAAGCGGTGGCAGCGAACTGTAGTCCGGACCTCCATCCGCACTGATCGGCCACCTTCCGTATGACCACCGTCGCCCCACGGGCCAACACACCGTCACGACTCCGTTACGTCGCTGTGACGTCGGCCCTTTGTCAGGTGTCGTTCATGCTTCGTTCATCCGCACTGCCCTGCGGTGTCACGTAGCGCCCATAGCGTCCAGAAACGTGAGCATTCCTCAGCGGCGGCTGCTGCCGACCGCGGAAATCCGGAAGAGGTTAATTGTGAAGCGTACCACCCTGGGCCGCGTAATCGCCCTCCCGGCGGCAGCCGCGCTCACCTTCGGCCTTGCGGCCTGCGGCTCGGCCAACGAGCAAGGTGGACAGGGCGACGGCAGCGGTCTCGCGGGAACGATCTCGGGTGCGGGCGCGAGTTCGCAGGACGCCGCACAGCAGGCATGGCAGGCGGGCTTCGTCAAGGAGAATCTCGACGCCACCGTGAACTACGACCCCATCGGCTCCGGTGGCGGTCGTGAGCAGTTCATCAACGGCGGTTCCGACTTCGGCGGTACGGACGCCTACCTCGACGACGAGGAGCTGGCAGCCGCACAGGAGCGCTGCGGCCAGCTTGTCGAGGTTCCCGCCTACGTCTCGCCGATCGCGGTCGTGTTCAACCTCGACGGCGTCGACAGCCTCAACCTCAAGCCCGGCACGATCGCCAAGATCTTCAACCAGCAGATCACGAACTGGAACGACCCGGCCATCGCGGCCGACAACCCCGATGCCGAGCTTCCCGACACCGCGATCACCCCGGTGAACCGCTCCGACGAGTCGGGCACCACCGAGAACTTCGTCGAGTACCTGACGTCGGCCGCTGAGCAGGACTGGCCGCACGAGGTCAGCGGCGACTGGCCGGTGAGCGGTGGCGAGGCCGCGCAGGGCACCTCTGGTGTGAGGCAGGCGGTTTCCGGCGGCAACGGCACCATCGGCTACATCGATGCGAGCCAGGCAGGCGAGCTGAGCACGGTCAAGGTCGGCGTCGGCGACCAGTTCGTCGAGTACTCGCCCGAGGCGGCGGCCAAGGTGCTTGAGGTCTCCGAGCGGCACGAGGGCCGCGGCGAGTACAGCTTCGCCTACGACCTCGCGAGGGACACCACCGCCGACGGCACCTACCCGATCGTGCTCGTCTCCTACGCCATCGCGTGCTCGCAGTACGACGACGCCGCCAAGGCAGACCTTGTCAAGGCGTACTTCAACTACATCATCAGTGCAGAAGGGCAGACGAGCGCCGCCGACGCCGCCGGTTCCGCCCCCATCTCGGACGCGTTGCGCCAGCAGATCCAGCCTGCGGTCGACGCGATCTCCGGGCCGAAGAGCTGAGCTGACATCAGCCTGGCTCCACCCAGTCCGGGTGGTCACCGCGAGGTGGCCACCCGGACATCCGCGTGAAGGAAGGATCGACAGTGCCCCCGAGCACAACTAGGCCGAGCACGCGCCGTGTGCCACAACGGCCAGGGGATCGCATCTTCTCGGGCCTGTCCACCGGGGCGGGAGTGCTGATCCTCATCGCACTCGCCGGGGTCGCCGCGTTTCTCATCACGGAGGCATGGCCGTCCCTCACCGCACCCGCCGAGGACATTCCCGGTGGCGAGGGGCTGCTCGTCTACGTATGGCCACTGCTGTTCGGCACGCTGATCTCCGCGCTGTTCGCGCTCGTGATCGCGGTGCCGCTCGCGGTGGCCATCGCTTTGTTCATCACCTACTACGCGCCTCGCCGCATCGCCCAGGTACTCGGCTACCTCATCGACCTGCTCGCGGCCGTGCCGTCCATCATCTACGGCCTGTGGGGCATGCAGGTGCTCGCGCCGCTGACGGTGGCGCCGACGACGTGGCTTTCCGAATACCTCGGCTTCATCCCGTTCTTCGCGGGACCCCCTTCGGCGACCGGCCGCACGATGCTGGTCGCGATCATCGTGCTCGCCGTGATGATCCTGCCGATCATCACGGCCGTCGTGCGCGAGGCGTTCCTCCAGACACCGCGGCTGCACGAGGAAGCATCGCTCGCGCTCGGCGCGACCCGCTGGGAAATGATCCGCATGGCAGTGCTTCCGTTCGGGCGCTCCAGCGTCATCGGCGCCTCGATGCTCGGACTCGGAAGGGCGCTCGGCGAGACGATGGCCGTCGCCATCGTGCTGTCGGTGTCCGGCGGTGTCACGTTCAACCTGATCAGCAGCGGCAATCCGTCGACGATCGCGGCGAACATCGCACTCCAGTTCCCCGAGTCGACAGGGCTCAGCGTCAACACGCTGATCGCTTCCGGCCTCGTGCTGTTCGCCATCACTCTGGTCGTGAACATGATCGCCCGCGGAGTCATCAACCGGCGTAAAGAATTCTCGGGAGCCAACTGATGCCGACACAGGCGACATCGTCCAGCTCTGAGCCGGACCTCTACACGCCGTTGAACGGCACCCCGCTGACCGCGGGTCAGCTTCCCCGGCACGGGCCGAAACTCACGCTGCTGTTCGTGGTGCTCGCGGCGGTGGGATTGTGGCTGGCAGGGTGGAACGCGGCGGCCTGCGCCATTCTCGGCGCCTTCGCCTACACGCTCATCGTCTACACCTGGTCGCGGATGGTCGAGGGGCCGAGGAAGGCGACCGACCGGCTCGTCACGGCGCTCGTGACCTGCGCGTTCCTGCTCGCGCTCCTGCCGCTCATCTCGGTCGTGGCCACGGTGATCGCCAACGGGATCGCGCGGTTCGACGTCGAGTTCTTCACGCACTCGATGCGCGGCGCCATCGGCGAGGGCGGCGGCGCCTACCACGCCATCATGGGCACGCTCATCATCACCGGACTCGCGACGGTCATCTCGGTGCCCATCGGCATGCTCACCGCCATCTACCTCGTCGAGTACGGCAGGGGAAGGCTGGCGAAGGCCATCACGTTCTTCGTCGACGTGATGACCGGTATTCCCTCCATCGTCGCCGGTCTGTTCGCCTACGCGTTGTTCGCGTTGTTCTTCGGCCCCGGTGTTCGCATGGGCATCATGGGCGCGGTCGCGCTGAGCGTGCTGATGATTCCCGTCGTCGTGCGGTCGACAGAGGAAATGCTGAAGCTCGTGCCCAACGAGCTGAGGGAGGCTTCGTACGCACTCGCGGTGCCGAAGTGGCGCACGATCCTCAAGGTGGTGCTGCCGACCGCGCTCGCCGGGATCGCGACCGGCGTCACGCTGGCGATCGCCCGCGTGATCGGGGAAACCGCACCATTGCTGGTTACCGTGGGAATCACGGCAAGCGACAACTTCGATCCGTTCGACGGTCGAATGGCGACCCTGTCGGTATTCTCGTACAACAGCTACGCCCATCCGGGATTCCCTGCCTTCGCGTTCACGGATAGGGCATGGGCAGCAGCGCTGGTGCTCATCATCATCGTGATGGTGCTCAACCTCATCGCCAGGCT comes from the Prauserella marina genome and includes:
- a CDS encoding sigma-70 family RNA polymerase sigma factor, coding for MSESLFERHRVELTAFCYRMLGSGFEAEDAVQETLMRAWRAYDRFDPDKGSARTWLYAIATNVCFDLLRGAQRRAGAMELAASARPGDPLGAPLPEQYWVHPVPTDRVLAGDPAELVVQRESVRLAFIAALQLLPARQRAVLVLREVLHWRAAEVAALLKTSVASVNSALQRARATLAEHRDAEPRGFRAGSLDADDQVLLDRYVKAFERHDVETMTALLADDVVMSMPPFAWWLRGKADVRTVLLTPDSPCEGDRLVPTSANGLPAFGQYRDGKPFALLLLEPDGGRIGATTSYLEASRLFRLFGLPTSLATRRSA
- a CDS encoding winged helix-turn-helix transcriptional regulator, yielding MAKRNYGQFCGLAHAADLVGERWALLIIRDLLVSAKRFTDLRRGLPRIPTNVLSARLKQLEADGVIERRVLPRPEGSVVYSLTDYGHDLEPIVHALGRWGARSMGEPKPDDIVTPDSLVIAMRSTFQPDVAAALTASWELRAGPAVIHVKIDEGKLTTDVGELPDADLTIETGPAIKALMAGELTAEQAIEAGHVRLEGNPALLTTFAEVFRI
- a CDS encoding GGDEF domain-containing protein, which gives rise to MAAGNGPRRAGTHPSRTLPTTHEALAESYAARGEWRRAYEHLRTAMDLSRSSTPQARAPEQYRREVEQLRREHAQARHESLTDSLTAAYNRRYLDRRLDTLASPAVALLDLDLFKHVNDRFGHLVGDQVLQRVVLLLRQCLPSDAFCARYGGEEFVLVLPRGGRREVIAITERARIRVAEHPWSGLRAGLAVTISAGVVPEPKPPGGPHDQLLEADSLLYEAKRAGRNLVAFREHGHVRVIRTVGAAQWGDADAKTVRTHATQPCP
- a CDS encoding LCP family protein; the protein is MTDQMEPVDDATKYRRKIDDSLARFGAAHDELEAEERSRRERKDKLVARLEQTRTKLHRAVTVATTAVSSKVNAEGHAVSDDQRDGDQRDGDEKTDETDDDAKAAPQTRLQEKKERRNQRAMLAGRITAIAVAVLVFIATGIAWGAKTWFNSQFNEIAALDENSKDIRNAAGQIGDANFLIVGSDTREGAELEDHVGDSGGIPGARSDTVMIAHVPKDRQRAVVVSFPRDLEISRPDCERWNPETGEYAEVVPGADTVKLNSAFTVGGPRCVTKVIQQISGMKINHFVGIDFQGFKGMVDAVGGVVMNIEEPMRDQELGLIVAETGEVRLRGEQALNFVRARKVFGDPTFSDYGRMQRQQEFMASLLKATLSKDVLLDVGKLTGFVTAFAESTFGENIGIDQLLTLAQSMQGLSAGAVQFMTVPTVGEANDNGNEELLEADTKALFHALIENTPLPGDEEEAPQQAGGAGDDQQAAPA
- the phoU gene encoding phosphate signaling complex protein PhoU, encoding MREAYHVELDNLAENLARMSSQVADAMERATRALLDSDLGLAEQVISDDVAVDNARADCEEQAYALLALQAPVATDLRVVVAALHAAESLERMGDLALHVAKAARRRHPDPVLPEPVRPYFAKMGEVDVRLARRAEDVIRSKDIEVARSIETDDDEVDDIHRHLFTVIMDKDWPHGVAAAVDVTLLGRFYERYADHAVSVARRIVFVVTGQMPGSSGGSEL
- the pstS gene encoding phosphate ABC transporter substrate-binding protein PstS — protein: MKRTTLGRVIALPAAAALTFGLAACGSANEQGGQGDGSGLAGTISGAGASSQDAAQQAWQAGFVKENLDATVNYDPIGSGGGREQFINGGSDFGGTDAYLDDEELAAAQERCGQLVEVPAYVSPIAVVFNLDGVDSLNLKPGTIAKIFNQQITNWNDPAIAADNPDAELPDTAITPVNRSDESGTTENFVEYLTSAAEQDWPHEVSGDWPVSGGEAAQGTSGVRQAVSGGNGTIGYIDASQAGELSTVKVGVGDQFVEYSPEAAAKVLEVSERHEGRGEYSFAYDLARDTTADGTYPIVLVSYAIACSQYDDAAKADLVKAYFNYIISAEGQTSAADAAGSAPISDALRQQIQPAVDAISGPKS
- the pstC gene encoding phosphate ABC transporter permease subunit PstC — encoded protein: MPQRPGDRIFSGLSTGAGVLILIALAGVAAFLITEAWPSLTAPAEDIPGGEGLLVYVWPLLFGTLISALFALVIAVPLAVAIALFITYYAPRRIAQVLGYLIDLLAAVPSIIYGLWGMQVLAPLTVAPTTWLSEYLGFIPFFAGPPSATGRTMLVAIIVLAVMILPIITAVVREAFLQTPRLHEEASLALGATRWEMIRMAVLPFGRSSVIGASMLGLGRALGETMAVAIVLSVSGGVTFNLISSGNPSTIAANIALQFPESTGLSVNTLIASGLVLFAITLVVNMIARGVINRRKEFSGAN
- the pstA gene encoding phosphate ABC transporter permease PstA; translation: MPTQATSSSSEPDLYTPLNGTPLTAGQLPRHGPKLTLLFVVLAAVGLWLAGWNAAACAILGAFAYTLIVYTWSRMVEGPRKATDRLVTALVTCAFLLALLPLISVVATVIANGIARFDVEFFTHSMRGAIGEGGGAYHAIMGTLIITGLATVISVPIGMLTAIYLVEYGRGRLAKAITFFVDVMTGIPSIVAGLFAYALFALFFGPGVRMGIMGAVALSVLMIPVVVRSTEEMLKLVPNELREASYALAVPKWRTILKVVLPTALAGIATGVTLAIARVIGETAPLLVTVGITASDNFDPFDGRMATLSVFSYNSYAHPGFPAFAFTDRAWAAALVLIIIVMVLNLIARLISRLFAPKTRG